The Listeria cossartiae subsp. cossartiae genome includes a region encoding these proteins:
- a CDS encoding helix-turn-helix domain-containing protein: MSDLGKELLNLRVKLGLSLREAKEKTGLSHNYIRKLELGFDPSTKTPIEPSVETLKKISLGYGISFDKLMQLANYSSSIEKNEVIATKVPIYKTLHDMKSKKETNDFRLYKQELVSKNAILVEVSNTSLSKFNSNSLLLLEPYEDSFKGELVLLTTDSKIIIGHINLFNDKELQLKPIDSESTVTIKKDLIMIWKIVEVIQLVSVKKHINKY, encoded by the coding sequence GTGTCTGATTTAGGGAAAGAATTATTGAATTTAAGAGTGAAACTTGGTTTATCCTTACGAGAAGCAAAAGAAAAAACTGGATTAAGTCATAATTACATACGAAAATTAGAATTAGGCTTTGATCCATCGACAAAAACTCCTATAGAGCCCTCAGTCGAAACATTGAAAAAAATTTCTCTAGGTTATGGCATATCATTTGATAAATTAATGCAACTAGCTAATTATTCGTCTTCAATAGAAAAAAATGAAGTCATTGCAACAAAAGTTCCTATATATAAAACTCTGCATGACATGAAATCAAAAAAAGAAACAAATGATTTCCGACTTTATAAACAAGAACTTGTATCTAAGAATGCAATTTTAGTTGAAGTCTCTAATACTTCTTTGAGTAAATTCAATTCCAACTCATTATTATTATTAGAGCCCTATGAAGATAGTTTTAAAGGTGAGTTAGTTTTATTAACAACTGATAGCAAAATTATAATTGGGCATATAAATTTATTTAATGACAAAGAGCTACAACTTAAACCTATTGATTCAGAAAGTACTGTAACTATTAAAAAAGATTTAATAATGATTTGGAAAATAGTAGAAGTAATTCAATTAGTTAGTGTGAAAAAGCACATAAATAAATATTAA
- a CDS encoding recombinase family protein, translated as MKLGYARVSTVGQDLKTQQEKLLKQGIEEDYLYIEKKTATTTRNREALKDLIKNSRKGDIVYITKIDRLARSIIDLNNVMNEFFKKGVTVVFIDNNMTFSANAKSDPMQKLLFNVLGAFAEFERDMIVNRTTEGKIRAQQAGKKLGRKGQPDQQIRKALTLMDDRASNNLSVSDIVKLTGVPKATIYKKRQENLKL; from the coding sequence ATGAAATTAGGATATGCTCGAGTTAGTACTGTTGGACAAGATTTAAAAACCCAACAAGAAAAATTGCTCAAACAAGGTATTGAAGAAGATTATTTATACATTGAAAAGAAAACTGCTACCACTACAAGAAACCGAGAAGCTTTAAAAGATTTAATCAAAAATTCACGTAAAGGTGATATTGTTTATATAACAAAAATAGATCGTTTAGCACGATCCATAATTGATTTAAACAATGTCATGAATGAATTTTTTAAAAAAGGAGTAACTGTTGTATTTATTGATAATAATATGACTTTTAGTGCAAATGCTAAGAGTGATCCTATGCAGAAATTATTATTTAATGTTTTAGGTGCTTTTGCTGAATTCGAAAGAGATATGATTGTCAATCGAACCACTGAAGGAAAGATAAGAGCGCAACAAGCGGGGAAAAAATTAGGGCGTAAAGGGCAACCTGATCAACAGATAAGAAAGGCTCTTACGCTCATGGATGATAGGGCAAGCAATAATTTGTCAGTATCTGATATTGTTAAATTAACAGGCGTACCTAAGGCTACCATATACAAAAAAAGGCAAGAAAATCTAAAACTCTAA
- a CDS encoding helix-turn-helix transcriptional regulator, with amino-acid sequence MDSNMKLLRKQLGWSQNRLAEESGVSRRTINYIENGKIKNPKKETMRSISNALRADVETLFFDKSYTIKNLESRSL; translated from the coding sequence ATGGATTCAAATATGAAATTATTAAGAAAACAGCTAGGATGGAGTCAGAATCGCCTAGCAGAGGAATCAGGAGTTTCAAGAAGAACAATTAACTATATTGAGAATGGTAAAATTAAGAACCCTAAAAAGGAAACTATGAGATCAATATCAAATGCACTTAGGGCTGATGTAGAAACATTATTTTTTGACAAATCGTATACTATAAAAAATTTAGAAAGTAGGAGTTTATAA
- a CDS encoding tyrosine-type recombinase/integrase, with product MRRSNHLSLEEKAIVYQTIVPDDDFVFHEFIRSRRIRNVRETTIQYYTDAINVLKRDMEFIHVQKPIMHLSQRDLEDMIMYWKGFMRANTINSKIKAFKAYYNFLYQQGFIKINPCENLSLLRVREEIRETLNPDEIKKIANHFKKKETFSSYRDLVIFQLLLDTGIRISEAVGINIQDIHSDYIIVVESKNLKQRIVYISKRMREKLTSYLKIRGNLSHTKVFINRDQLPYNKNTFQQNLREARVLCGIQKQVSPHVCRRTYAKNAILSGMDAFSLATLLGHSSLEVTKRYVQIWGNDLKKQAKLRKDYGDFF from the coding sequence ATGAGAAGAAGTAATCACTTAAGTTTAGAAGAAAAGGCAATCGTTTATCAAACGATTGTGCCTGATGATGATTTTGTATTTCACGAATTTATAAGATCAAGAAGGATTAGAAATGTACGAGAAACAACTATTCAGTATTATACGGATGCAATCAATGTACTAAAAAGGGATATGGAGTTTATTCATGTTCAGAAGCCTATCATGCATCTTTCACAGAGAGACCTTGAAGACATGATTATGTATTGGAAAGGTTTTATGAGGGCTAATACAATTAACAGCAAAATAAAGGCTTTTAAAGCGTATTATAACTTTCTTTATCAGCAAGGTTTTATAAAGATAAACCCCTGTGAAAATCTCAGTTTATTGAGAGTCAGAGAAGAAATAAGAGAGACTTTAAATCCAGATGAAATCAAAAAAATAGCTAACCATTTCAAGAAAAAAGAAACGTTTAGCTCCTATCGAGATTTGGTTATCTTTCAATTGTTATTAGATACAGGAATACGTATTTCAGAAGCAGTTGGTATTAATATACAAGATATCCATAGTGATTACATTATTGTTGTCGAATCAAAAAATCTTAAACAGCGGATAGTTTATATTTCAAAGAGAATGAGAGAGAAACTAACTTCTTATTTAAAGATACGGGGTAATCTTTCACATACTAAAGTATTTATCAATCGAGATCAGCTTCCTTATAATAAAAATACGTTTCAACAGAACCTTAGAGAAGCTAGGGTTCTGTGCGGGATACAAAAGCAAGTAAGCCCTCATGTTTGTAGGAGGACTTACGCTAAAAATGCAATTTTATCAGGTATGGATGCTTTTTCACTAGCTACATTGTTAGGTCACTCATCTTTGGAAGTTACTAAACGATATGTTCAAATATGGGGAAATGATTTGAAAAAGCAAGCCAAATTGAGAAAAGATTATGGAGATTTTTTTTAA
- a CDS encoding helix-turn-helix domain-containing protein produces MNLIGLRIKNIRKEKKLTLKEVAQGIISVPYLANIENGIKVASFETLMHIARRLEIPEEVLLMSEEETNKDLLKEMDEIFELLVFSNPVEMEKRLNKIAETVDLLHESPTVELSFYCLKVAFYYKTWEFAKAEELETKYLNSTEKHAADSFSRQLLSYYYYSQAVKHSHATCDYPLAVEYWEKCVDITDNKDFHAVFHVCICINYICQSIYEPALEHIQQAWDLIKDEEQERFVAILYFYGYIYFQIGFMKEAKNRFEQTLHYFSKYPEAKKIYYFVVQLKMAEIENIEGNETLFNEKITSLYEELMAYETANTGFNNNDYLVITELMVIFAEKGFVEEATSLMGLMNKVMERVKELNYFIEYTETLLLYHQNEQVSYETKMLKLLKKIDASNDPILIDRVKKHASKHFAKSTKYKMAYDILS; encoded by the coding sequence ATGAATTTAATCGGCTTGCGAATTAAAAATATTCGTAAAGAGAAGAAGCTAACTTTAAAAGAAGTAGCACAAGGAATTATTTCAGTTCCTTATTTAGCGAATATCGAAAATGGCATAAAAGTTGCCTCGTTTGAGACGTTGATGCATATAGCAAGAAGGCTAGAAATACCAGAAGAAGTACTGTTAATGAGCGAGGAAGAAACGAACAAAGATCTCTTAAAAGAAATGGATGAAATTTTTGAACTATTGGTATTTTCGAATCCAGTAGAAATGGAAAAACGCTTGAATAAAATAGCTGAAACGGTGGATTTACTACATGAATCACCAACTGTCGAGCTTAGTTTTTATTGTTTAAAAGTAGCGTTTTACTATAAAACTTGGGAATTTGCTAAAGCAGAGGAACTCGAAACGAAATATTTAAATAGTACAGAAAAACACGCGGCTGACTCATTTTCGCGCCAGTTACTTTCCTACTATTACTATAGTCAGGCGGTAAAGCATTCTCATGCAACGTGCGATTATCCATTAGCAGTGGAATACTGGGAAAAATGCGTGGATATTACGGATAATAAAGATTTTCATGCTGTTTTTCACGTGTGTATCTGTATCAATTATATTTGCCAAAGCATCTATGAACCAGCACTTGAGCATATTCAGCAAGCGTGGGATTTAATAAAAGATGAGGAACAAGAACGGTTTGTGGCTATTCTCTATTTCTACGGCTATATTTATTTTCAAATCGGCTTTATGAAAGAGGCAAAAAATAGATTTGAACAAACGCTGCATTACTTTTCCAAATACCCCGAAGCGAAAAAAATCTATTATTTTGTCGTTCAATTAAAAATGGCAGAAATTGAAAATATCGAAGGAAATGAAACACTTTTTAATGAAAAAATCACCAGTTTGTATGAGGAACTGATGGCCTATGAAACTGCTAATACAGGCTTTAACAACAATGATTATCTTGTCATAACGGAATTGATGGTCATTTTTGCGGAAAAAGGTTTTGTTGAGGAAGCAACTTCTTTAATGGGACTGATGAATAAAGTAATGGAGCGAGTGAAAGAACTGAATTACTTCATCGAATACACCGAAACATTACTTTTATATCACCAAAACGAGCAAGTGAGTTATGAAACGAAAATGCTAAAACTACTGAAAAAAATCGATGCGTCAAACGATCCCATTCTGATTGACCGGGTGAAAAAACACGCAAGCAAGCATTTCGCAAAATCAACGAAGTATAAGATGGCTTACGATATTTTGTCGTGA